One Beggiatoa leptomitoformis DNA segment encodes these proteins:
- a CDS encoding DUF4381 domain-containing protein, protein MNPTPELALRDIHLPDPVSWFPPALGWWLLLIIVPLLIGLVFWVWRYRQRIQTSPQKNALTRLQQLEQQYQTHQNTQQLVIELSRLLRRACLSYYNRQQVAGLTGEAWLQFLDKPLVNQPFSQGIGRALSEMPYQATANVDAPALITLCREWLKKLPAQSSQLNHPQK, encoded by the coding sequence ATGAATCCCACTCCTGAATTGGCATTACGTGATATTCATTTACCCGACCCTGTCAGTTGGTTTCCACCTGCTTTAGGCTGGTGGTTGTTATTAATCATCGTGCCACTACTGATAGGGCTAGTATTTTGGGTATGGCGTTATCGTCAAAGAATACAAACCAGTCCGCAAAAAAACGCGCTAACCCGTCTGCAACAATTAGAACAGCAATATCAAACGCATCAAAATACACAGCAGTTAGTAATTGAATTATCGCGTTTATTACGGCGTGCGTGCTTAAGTTATTATAATCGTCAACAAGTTGCTGGTTTAACAGGTGAAGCATGGCTACAGTTTTTAGATAAACCTTTGGTCAATCAACCCTTTTCACAAGGCATTGGGCGAGCATTATCGGAGATGCCTTATCAGGCAACAGCAAATGTTGATGCACCTGCGCTAATTACACTCTGTCGTGAATGGTTAAAAAAGCTGCCCGCTCAATCATCACAATTGAATCACCCACAAAAATAA
- the mch gene encoding methenyltetrahydromethanopterin cyclohydrolase: MNSRLSINALTQPLVTQLLKEAEKLRLLVEKPHCTVIDAGINTAGSIQAGLRIAEICMGGLGHVQLVNTGQGAWSWQVQVNTSNPVLACLGSQYAGWSLSHEKFYALGSGAGRILAQKEPLFAELGLTDNATNTTLVLEVDKIPPQAIIDKIVQDCRLPSAEALTLILTPTRSLAGCVQIVARVLEVAMHKVHTLHFPLERVIDGMGSAPLPPPAKDFVTAMGRTNDAILFGGQVQLFVTGDDSDAKQLAEQLPSSASRDYGKPFAEIFKDYQYDFFKIDPMLFSPAQVIVTALDSGRSFRAGQIDNQGLAVSFGE; this comes from the coding sequence AATGCCCTAACCCAACCACTGGTAACGCAACTGTTAAAAGAAGCAGAAAAATTGCGCCTATTAGTGGAAAAACCTCATTGCACCGTGATTGATGCAGGCATTAATACCGCAGGCAGTATTCAAGCAGGACTACGCATTGCTGAAATTTGTATGGGTGGACTTGGGCATGTGCAACTCGTCAACACAGGACAAGGTGCGTGGTCATGGCAAGTACAAGTTAATACCAGTAATCCCGTGTTAGCTTGTTTAGGTAGTCAATACGCAGGCTGGAGTTTAAGCCATGAAAAATTTTACGCATTAGGTTCAGGGGCAGGGCGCATTTTAGCCCAAAAAGAACCGCTGTTTGCTGAATTAGGACTGACAGATAACGCCACCAATACAACGCTTGTTTTAGAAGTTGATAAAATTCCCCCACAAGCAATTATCGACAAAATTGTCCAAGACTGTCGTTTACCCTCCGCCGAAGCCTTAACCCTGATTCTCACACCAACCCGCAGTTTAGCGGGATGCGTGCAAATTGTTGCACGGGTGTTAGAAGTCGCAATGCACAAAGTGCATACCCTACACTTTCCCCTAGAACGTGTTATAGACGGCATGGGAAGCGCGCCCTTGCCTCCTCCCGCAAAAGATTTTGTTACAGCAATGGGACGAACTAACGATGCCATTTTATTCGGTGGACAAGTACAACTATTTGTAACAGGCGACGACAGCGACGCAAAACAACTTGCCGAACAATTGCCCAGTAGTGCATCCCGCGATTATGGCAAACCCTTTGCAGAAATTTTTAAAGACTATCAATATGATTTCTTTAAAATTGACCCCATGTTATTCAGCCCTGCTCAAGTTATTGTTACCGCCTTAGATAGTGGTCGGAGCTTCCGTGCGGGACAAATAGACAACCAAGGTTTAGCGGTTTCTTTTGGGGAATAG
- a CDS encoding TRAP transporter large permease, which yields MELDQILALSMFLSFILLLFTGFPVAWILGGLAVVFSAISIFISANYDVNVFIIESWAETSLVVERIWDIMNNWVLVALPMFVFMGLMLDRSGMAEQLMSNLVKLFGRVRGGYAITVALIGLLLAASTGIIGASVTLLTLLALPPMLEQRYSKELACGTICAVGTLGILIPPSIMLVLMADRLSLPAGDLFLGALLPGILLGVLFILYILVISYLKPELAPLPENAEPVTLKVVVLALIAVLPPALLILAVLGSIFMGIATPTEASGVGAFGAALLALFKGRLNFRMLKDVSIETTKTTAFIFAIFVGATAYSLVLRGLGGDELVASGLKSLPFGPDGVVIAILCVVFILGFFLDWVEITLIVLPLVAPVVVELGFDLVWFTVVFAVCLQTSFLTPPVGFALFYLKGVAPPEIRIGHVYRGVVPFIILQLVGLMITYLWKDLVLWLPSVAYG from the coding sequence ATGGAATTAGACCAAATTCTTGCACTTTCCATGTTTTTATCCTTTATCCTATTGTTATTTACAGGGTTTCCCGTTGCATGGATTTTAGGGGGGTTAGCGGTTGTTTTCAGTGCAATCTCAATTTTTATTAGTGCAAATTATGATGTAAATGTCTTTATTATTGAAAGTTGGGCAGAAACCTCGTTAGTTGTTGAACGTATTTGGGACATTATGAACAACTGGGTATTGGTTGCCCTACCTATGTTTGTTTTTATGGGGTTGATGTTAGACCGTTCAGGCATGGCAGAGCAGTTAATGAGTAATTTGGTTAAATTATTCGGGCGTGTGCGAGGTGGATATGCGATAACCGTCGCGTTAATTGGTTTATTGTTGGCAGCCTCAACGGGAATTATTGGCGCGTCAGTTACCTTATTAACATTGCTCGCACTGCCGCCCATGTTGGAACAGCGTTATAGTAAAGAATTAGCTTGTGGTACGATTTGCGCGGTTGGCACGTTGGGCATTTTAATTCCGCCCAGTATTATGTTGGTATTAATGGCTGACCGTTTGTCTTTACCCGCAGGTGATTTATTTTTAGGTGCATTATTACCGGGTATTTTGTTAGGTGTATTGTTTATTCTGTATATTTTGGTTATTTCTTATCTTAAACCAGAACTTGCGCCTTTGCCTGAAAATGCTGAACCTGTTACTTTAAAAGTAGTTGTGTTAGCACTCATTGCTGTGTTGCCGCCAGCACTGCTAATTTTGGCTGTGTTGGGTAGTATTTTTATGGGAATTGCAACACCAACAGAAGCGTCTGGTGTGGGTGCATTTGGTGCAGCATTATTGGCTTTATTTAAAGGTCGCTTGAATTTTCGGATGTTGAAAGATGTCTCTATTGAAACAACTAAAACGACGGCTTTTATCTTTGCTATTTTTGTTGGCGCAACAGCTTATTCTTTGGTATTGAGAGGATTAGGTGGCGATGAGTTAGTTGCTAGTGGTTTAAAATCACTCCCCTTTGGACCTGATGGGGTTGTTATTGCCATTTTATGTGTTGTCTTTATCTTAGGGTTTTTCTTAGATTGGGTAGAGATTACATTAATTGTCTTACCACTGGTTGCACCAGTCGTTGTAGAGCTAGGCTTTGATTTAGTTTGGTTTACGGTTGTGTTTGCCGTTTGTTTGCAAACATCATTTTTAACGCCTCCTGTTGGTTTTGCACTGTTTTATCTTAAAGGGGTTGCACCACCAGAAATTCGAATAGGACATGTTTATCGTGGTGTTGTGCCTTTTATTATCTTGCAACTTGTAGGGCTAATGATTACTTATCTTTGGAAAGATTTGGTTTTATGGTTACCAAGTGTTGCGTATGGGTAA
- a CDS encoding LTA synthase family protein, with product MRNLFNSRYNFIPFLIVIYLILSTLLRVTLWVKFGTDADVTPYALPLILLAGLVNDGVVLTYLLLPLSLFLLVIPNRWFQGKSGKILSLILLFLYAYSFVYLVEAEFFFFEEFNARFNLVAVDYLIYPHEVFINIWESYPVPAVLAFNFLLVLALLYAGWQKLSPFLAQKVTVKQRFAFLGLHLSCIGVFAYSVSTNSLAFSENRVANEITVNGVSSFFQALSTNELDYHLYYRTGDTTALFDTLTNSLKVGGGEFTHLAERHIDRHFPANPQGLGKLNVVVVVEESFGSEFVSCLGDDRKLTPYFDQLAQQGMLFNHAYATGTRTVRGLEAITLSFPPIPSESVLKRPNNEDMPNWGTVMQAQGYQSSFLYGGYGYFDNMNYFYSHNGFAVQDRSDMPPPHFANIWGVSDEDLFNHALNYYDQQTAKKQPFFSIIMTTSNHKPFTFPEGIPQIPATGGGRDAGIRYADYALGKFIEAARQKEWFNQTVFIVVADHGARVYGKADIPLRTYQIPLLIFAPNHIQPTVVERPIGQMDIAPTVLGLLGLEYEAPFFGQNVFNLPPEQPSILLFNHNHAVALKQGDILSLLDLNGKTNQVTYDATHERFTPLQQVDKNQLDLTTAYYQLAVEQFQHHQKH from the coding sequence GTGAGAAATTTATTCAACAGTCGCTATAACTTTATCCCGTTTTTAATAGTCATTTATCTGATTTTATCCACATTATTGCGTGTTACCTTGTGGGTTAAATTTGGAACAGATGCAGATGTAACACCGTATGCCTTGCCACTTATCTTATTAGCAGGATTGGTTAATGATGGCGTTGTTTTAACTTATTTACTTTTACCATTATCACTGTTTTTACTAGTTATTCCTAATCGTTGGTTTCAAGGAAAATCAGGGAAAATACTCAGCCTGATACTTCTGTTTCTCTATGCCTACAGCTTTGTTTATCTGGTTGAAGCCGAGTTTTTCTTTTTTGAAGAATTTAATGCGCGCTTTAATCTGGTTGCGGTAGATTATCTAATTTATCCACATGAAGTATTTATTAATATTTGGGAGTCATACCCTGTTCCCGCTGTTTTGGCATTTAACTTCTTATTAGTTCTCGCCTTGCTTTACGCAGGTTGGCAAAAGCTATCTCCGTTTTTAGCGCAAAAAGTAACTGTAAAACAGCGGTTTGCTTTTCTTGGGCTACATTTATCCTGTATCGGGGTTTTTGCATACAGCGTTTCGACGAATAGCCTTGCTTTCTCAGAAAATCGGGTTGCAAATGAAATAACCGTCAATGGGGTTAGTAGCTTTTTTCAAGCCTTATCAACCAATGAGTTAGATTACCATCTTTACTATCGCACGGGTGACACGACAGCATTATTCGATACCCTTACGAACAGCTTAAAAGTCGGTGGTGGCGAATTTACACATCTAGCAGAGCGACATATAGACCGACATTTTCCCGCCAATCCACAAGGATTAGGTAAATTAAATGTCGTTGTTGTTGTTGAAGAATCATTTGGTTCAGAGTTTGTTAGTTGTTTAGGCGATGATCGTAAACTCACCCCTTATTTTGACCAATTAGCACAACAAGGGATGTTATTTAATCACGCTTATGCAACAGGTACACGTACAGTGCGTGGTTTAGAAGCAATTACCTTGTCATTTCCGCCAATTCCTAGCGAATCGGTTTTAAAACGCCCTAATAATGAAGATATGCCCAATTGGGGAACCGTTATGCAAGCGCAAGGTTATCAAAGTAGCTTTTTATACGGTGGTTATGGCTATTTTGACAATATGAATTATTTCTATAGCCACAATGGGTTTGCGGTGCAAGACCGCAGCGATATGCCCCCTCCACATTTTGCCAATATTTGGGGGGTGAGTGATGAGGATTTATTCAATCATGCGTTGAATTATTACGACCAACAAACGGCTAAAAAACAACCCTTTTTCTCTATAATTATGACAACGTCTAATCATAAACCATTTACTTTTCCTGAAGGTATTCCACAAATTCCCGCGACAGGTGGCGGGCGTGATGCGGGTATTCGTTATGCAGATTACGCGCTAGGAAAGTTTATAGAAGCGGCACGTCAAAAAGAGTGGTTTAATCAAACTGTGTTTATAGTGGTTGCTGACCACGGAGCGCGGGTGTATGGCAAGGCAGATATTCCATTGCGGACTTATCAAATCCCTTTATTAATTTTCGCGCCTAACCATATACAACCAACCGTTGTAGAACGTCCCATCGGGCAAATGGATATTGCACCAACAGTATTAGGATTACTGGGGTTGGAATATGAAGCCCCTTTCTTTGGGCAAAATGTGTTTAATCTCCCTCCTGAACAGCCCAGTATTTTACTGTTTAATCATAATCATGCAGTCGCTTTAAAACAGGGTGATATTTTATCTTTATTAGATTTAAACGGTAAAACAAACCAAGTCACTTATGACGCAACGCATGAGCGGTTTACACCGTTACAGCAAGTTGATAAAAATCAACTGGATTTAACCACTGCGTATTATCAACTCGCGGTCGAACAATTCCAGCATCATCAGAAACATTAA
- a CDS encoding response regulator, with amino-acid sequence MQNQEKITLLIVDDEIVSRSSLEALLESDEYQLFFAENGAQGLEKAESIHPALVILDVMMPGMNGFEVCRRLRANPTLAQTPIMMITAWDDPTAKQRCLDVGANDVICKPFNRADLHARVQKLIITA; translated from the coding sequence ATGCAAAATCAAGAGAAAATAACTCTTCTCATTGTTGACGACGAAATTGTGTCACGTTCCAGCTTAGAAGCCTTGTTGGAATCAGATGAGTACCAATTATTTTTTGCAGAAAATGGGGCGCAGGGGTTAGAAAAAGCAGAATCTATACATCCTGCCCTTGTTATATTAGATGTAATGATGCCGGGGATGAATGGCTTTGAAGTGTGTCGACGATTGCGTGCAAACCCCACGCTCGCCCAGACACCCATTATGATGATTACCGCATGGGATGACCCAACCGCTAAACAACGTTGTTTGGATGTTGGTGCGAATGATGTTATTTGTAAACCGTTTAACCGTGCTGATTTACATGCACGCGTACAAAAATTAATTATTACTGCCTAA
- a CDS encoding TRAP transporter small permease subunit, which yields MNPSVDPTPSEGSIHFSHIVHHTTLPSNIISLKLDGFIRRLGEIISWVWLPLMLVIIFNVTMRYAFGQGRIELEEIQWHFYSIGFIFGLSYCYQSDSHVRIDILHDRLSLKLQTWIELLGIFFFLLPFIALVIIYATPFVYDAYKINEVSQAPGGLPYRWLIKSVLLIGFILLAIAAISRLLRCTSLLFGLPKPIRQG from the coding sequence ATGAACCCATCTGTCGACCCCACCCCTAGTGAGGGGTCTATTCATTTTTCCCATATTGTTCATCATACGACCTTACCAAGTAATATTATCTCCCTAAAATTGGACGGTTTTATTCGTCGTTTAGGCGAGATTATTTCATGGGTTTGGTTGCCATTGATGCTGGTGATTATTTTTAATGTCACTATGCGTTACGCTTTTGGGCAAGGGCGTATTGAATTGGAAGAAATTCAATGGCATTTTTACTCCATTGGATTTATTTTTGGATTATCTTATTGTTATCAATCCGATTCACATGTTCGCATTGATATCCTACATGACCGACTGAGCTTAAAGCTTCAAACATGGATTGAATTATTGGGAATTTTTTTCTTTTTGTTGCCATTTATCGCGTTAGTCATTATTTACGCAACACCTTTTGTTTATGATGCTTATAAAATCAATGAAGTATCACAGGCACCGGGGGGATTACCTTATCGTTGGCTAATTAAATCTGTTTTACTAATAGGTTTTATTTTATTAGCCATTGCTGCCATTTCGCGCTTGTTACGTTGTACAAGTTTGTTATTTGGCTTGCCTAAACCAATTCGTCAGGGGTAA
- a CDS encoding putative bifunctional diguanylate cyclase/phosphodiesterase, with the protein MADKSTVLIVDDEIVSRYTVEVLLESEGYNLIFAESGEESLRKAEEIIPDLMLLDVMMPGMDGFEVCQRLRTNPKLAELPIVMITALDDRESRLRGLEVGADDFMSKPFDRAELRARVRTITRLNRYRRLIETEEQLVYLANYDVLTGLPNRNLVLEHLRQSIENASHSKTTFALMSLDLDGVQIINESLGHNFGDLLLKEIAHRLRHLSLPKGTITARMAGDEFLLILQTTQNAIKEASHVAQDLLESIRQPISLAKQHEIVITASVGISIYPSDGEDTQNLLRNANIAMSRAKLQGKNNYQFFKIEMNEAAVKRLVFENQLRKVLEREELCLYYQPQIELISKRVAGLEALLRWENTTLGGMISPDRFIPIAEEMGLIVPIGEWVLQTACKQGKEWLEQGLPPVRIAVNISSRQFQQPGLLAKIKEILEYTRFPAELLEVEVTESLFIGDDSVRNCYKMLKELQEMGVKIAIDDFGTGYSALNYLKRFPVNTLKIDRSFIKDICVDKDDAAITTAIIAMAHSLNLSIIAEGVEEVEQLAFLHFHKCEMAQGYLFSPPVPAKQIEKILTGGSIFQTISTRS; encoded by the coding sequence ATGGCGGATAAAAGCACAGTACTCATTGTTGATGATGAAATCGTTTCACGCTACACCGTTGAAGTGCTTTTAGAATCAGAAGGTTATAACCTCATTTTTGCAGAAAGCGGTGAGGAGTCTTTACGTAAAGCGGAAGAGATTATTCCAGACTTGATGTTGTTAGATGTCATGATGCCCGGTATGGATGGTTTTGAGGTGTGTCAACGGTTACGTACCAACCCAAAACTTGCAGAGTTGCCCATTGTGATGATTACGGCACTAGACGACCGAGAATCGCGTTTACGGGGTCTTGAAGTAGGTGCTGATGATTTTATGAGTAAACCGTTTGACCGTGCAGAATTACGCGCACGGGTGCGAACAATTACCCGTTTAAATCGTTATCGTCGTCTGATAGAAACCGAAGAACAACTGGTTTATTTAGCCAATTATGATGTTTTAACGGGATTACCGAATCGCAATTTAGTTCTCGAACATCTTCGCCAATCCATTGAAAATGCAAGTCATAGCAAAACAACGTTTGCACTAATGTCCTTAGATTTGGATGGCGTGCAAATCATCAACGAATCTTTAGGGCATAATTTTGGTGACCTACTGTTAAAAGAAATTGCCCATCGTTTACGTCACTTATCCCTACCAAAAGGCACGATTACCGCCCGAATGGCAGGGGATGAATTTCTACTGATATTACAAACCACACAAAACGCCATCAAAGAAGCCAGCCATGTTGCACAAGATTTATTAGAGTCGATTCGTCAGCCCATTTCATTGGCTAAACAACATGAAATTGTTATCACTGCAAGTGTTGGGATTAGTATTTACCCCAGTGATGGTGAAGATACACAAAATTTACTCCGTAATGCCAATATTGCAATGTCGCGGGCAAAGCTACAGGGTAAAAATAATTATCAGTTTTTTAAAATAGAAATGAACGAAGCGGCGGTAAAACGCTTAGTTTTTGAAAATCAATTGCGTAAGGTGTTAGAACGTGAGGAATTATGTTTATATTATCAACCGCAAATTGAATTGATAAGTAAACGAGTTGCAGGGTTAGAAGCTTTATTGCGTTGGGAAAATACTACATTGGGTGGAATGATATCACCTGATAGATTTATCCCCATTGCCGAAGAAATGGGTTTAATCGTACCGATTGGTGAGTGGGTATTACAGACAGCTTGTAAACAGGGAAAAGAGTGGTTAGAGCAAGGCTTACCCCCTGTGCGTATTGCCGTCAATATTTCCAGTCGGCAATTTCAACAACCTGGTTTATTGGCTAAAATTAAAGAAATTTTGGAATATACCCGTTTCCCAGCCGAATTATTAGAAGTAGAAGTGACGGAAAGTTTATTTATTGGTGATGACAGTGTGCGCAACTGCTATAAAATGCTTAAAGAATTACAAGAAATGGGTGTAAAAATTGCGATTGATGATTTTGGAACGGGTTACTCGGCATTAAATTATTTAAAACGTTTTCCAGTGAATACATTAAAAATAGACCGTTCTTTTATCAAAGATATTTGCGTAGATAAGGATGATGCCGCGATTACAACGGCAATTATCGCTATGGCACATAGTCTGAATTTATCAATTATTGCTGAAGGCGTGGAAGAAGTGGAACAACTCGCTTTTTTACATTTTCATAAATGCGAAATGGCACAAGGTTATTTATTTAGCCCTCCTGTTCCTGCCAAACAGATTGAAAAAATCCTCACAGGTGGCAGTATTTTTCAAACTATTTCTACACGGTCATGA
- a CDS encoding TRAP transporter substrate-binding protein, whose protein sequence is MRFVRHQLLVTAIAATFTFGSCFSSLTTAAEKVRWRVPVAFASDLPGLGDPITYVADSLMKASGGDIELRVSEPGKLVPPFEITDAVKNNKVPAGYTWIGYDQGKIPASPLFAAVPFGMEPWEYTAWWYESGGRQLGEEVYGKQNVHPILCSIIGPETAGWFRNPINVLDDLKGLKIRFAGIGGRVIQQVGASVTMLPGGEIFQALEKGAIDATEFSMPAIDQKLGFDKIVKYNYFPGWHQAFTASYLLVNKDEWGKLSEANKTMIDMACTAAVARSTAKGEAIQGGVIKTLQEKGVTASKLPEPILRELQKVTQQVMAEEASKDADFKKVMESQKAFMETYKIWKGLAYLPRDF, encoded by the coding sequence ATGCGTTTTGTACGCCATCAATTACTTGTAACCGCAATCGCGGCAACCTTTACTTTTGGTAGTTGTTTTAGTTCACTCACCACGGCAGCCGAAAAAGTGCGCTGGCGTGTACCTGTTGCGTTTGCTTCTGACTTACCGGGTTTAGGTGATCCTATCACTTATGTCGCTGATAGCTTGATGAAAGCCAGTGGCGGTGATATTGAATTGCGTGTATCAGAACCGGGTAAACTCGTTCCGCCGTTTGAAATTACGGATGCAGTAAAAAATAATAAAGTGCCTGCGGGCTATACGTGGATAGGCTATGACCAAGGCAAAATTCCTGCCTCGCCTTTGTTTGCAGCCGTTCCTTTTGGTATGGAGCCTTGGGAATATACCGCATGGTGGTATGAAAGCGGTGGTCGACAATTAGGCGAAGAGGTGTATGGCAAGCAAAATGTACATCCTATTTTGTGTAGCATTATTGGCCCTGAAACAGCGGGTTGGTTTCGTAATCCGATTAATGTCTTAGATGATTTAAAAGGCTTAAAAATTCGTTTTGCAGGCATTGGCGGGCGTGTTATTCAACAAGTTGGTGCGTCCGTTACCATGTTACCGGGGGGAGAAATTTTCCAAGCCCTAGAAAAAGGGGCGATTGATGCGACCGAATTTTCTATGCCTGCCATTGACCAAAAATTGGGATTTGACAAGATTGTTAAATACAATTACTTCCCCGGATGGCATCAAGCCTTTACGGCTAGCTACTTACTGGTGAATAAGGATGAGTGGGGCAAACTCAGTGAAGCGAATAAAACCATGATTGATATGGCATGTACCGCAGCCGTCGCACGTTCTACGGCTAAAGGGGAAGCCATACAAGGTGGTGTAATTAAAACGTTGCAAGAGAAAGGGGTGACTGCGAGTAAGCTACCAGAACCTATATTGCGTGAACTACAAAAAGTAACCCAGCAAGTAATGGCTGAAGAAGCCTCAAAAGATGCTGATTTTAAAAAGGTGATGGAAAGCCAGAAAGCCTTTATGGAAACTTACAAAATTTGGAAGGGTTTGGCGTATTTACCACGTGATTTTTAA
- a CDS encoding DUF58 domain-containing protein, whose translation MPRFDELVQLRYQAHSVGLVSAQKTHTPLSGLYASVFRGQGMDFDEVREYHYGDEIRHIDWRVTARVRKPYLKTYREERERNVLLCIDMSAVMQFGTRGTFKHIQAARAAALLGWSAQGHGDRVGGLIIGQGEPRLYRPNHSQRAFWHLLKGLSDSTTDVKPKDTALQQGLHLLQRNAQTGALVFIISDFHQIEKAMLAQLLRPLHQRHEIVLITIDDVADYTLPAIGKIYFTAADGTNALIDTDNPIGCLAYRQSWEQQRAELQTLTRQLQMDFFSLRTDEDVYTGILNGLRQRARRQQAHF comes from the coding sequence ATGCCCCGTTTTGATGAATTGGTTCAACTTCGCTATCAAGCACATAGCGTTGGTTTAGTCTCTGCACAAAAAACACATACTCCCTTAAGTGGTTTATATGCATCCGTTTTTCGGGGGCAAGGAATGGATTTTGATGAAGTACGTGAATATCACTATGGTGATGAAATCAGACATATTGATTGGCGCGTTACCGCACGGGTACGTAAACCGTATTTAAAAACCTATCGAGAAGAACGCGAGCGTAATGTATTGTTATGTATAGATATGAGTGCGGTTATGCAGTTTGGCACACGCGGCACGTTTAAACACATTCAAGCGGCGCGGGCGGCAGCTTTATTAGGCTGGAGTGCGCAAGGGCATGGCGATAGAGTGGGCGGGCTTATTATTGGACAAGGTGAACCACGTTTATATCGTCCTAATCATTCACAACGGGCTTTTTGGCACTTGTTAAAAGGGTTAAGTGACAGTACGACTGATGTAAAACCTAAGGATACAGCCCTACAACAGGGATTACACTTGTTACAACGCAATGCACAGACAGGGGCTTTAGTATTCATTATCAGTGATTTTCATCAAATAGAAAAAGCAATGCTCGCGCAATTATTACGTCCCCTACATCAACGACACGAGATTGTATTAATTACAATTGATGATGTTGCCGATTATACTCTGCCCGCTATTGGCAAGATTTATTTTACAGCAGCCGATGGCACAAACGCCTTGATTGATACAGATAATCCCATAGGCTGTTTAGCTTATCGTCAAAGTTGGGAACAACAACGGGCAGAATTACAGACATTAACCCGTCAATTACAAATGGATTTTTTTAGTTTACGGACAGATGAAGATGTTTACACAGGGATTCTAAACGGATTGCGTCAACGCGCACGACGACAACAAGCACATTTTTAA